A region of Mycolicibacterium brumae DNA encodes the following proteins:
- a CDS encoding class I SAM-dependent methyltransferase, producing MAVTDLFARRATLRRSVRLLGEFRYEQPDPDRFYGALADDTAAMTADLWAGAHAGADLGGTTVLDVGGGPGYFADAFAARGARYIGVEPDPSEMHAGPTSPAGSTGSFVRASGLALPFADASVDICLSSNVAEHVPQPWRLGAEMLRVTRPGGLAILSYTVWLGPFGGHEMGLTHYLGGARAAARYTRKHGHPPKNNFGSSLFAVSAADGLDWARSTGALVAAFPRYHPRWAWPLTAAPGVREFLVSNLVLVLSPSTMATPLPEGSQKT from the coding sequence ATGGCCGTCACCGATCTGTTCGCTCGCCGGGCGACGCTGCGCCGCTCGGTGCGCCTGCTCGGTGAGTTCCGCTACGAGCAACCGGATCCGGACCGGTTCTACGGCGCGCTGGCCGACGACACCGCCGCGATGACCGCCGACCTGTGGGCGGGCGCGCACGCGGGCGCTGACCTGGGCGGCACGACGGTGCTCGACGTCGGCGGGGGCCCCGGCTATTTCGCCGACGCGTTCGCGGCCCGCGGCGCCCGGTACATCGGAGTGGAGCCCGACCCGTCGGAGATGCATGCCGGCCCGACGTCGCCGGCGGGCAGTACGGGCAGCTTCGTGCGGGCCTCCGGGCTGGCGCTGCCGTTCGCCGACGCCAGCGTGGACATCTGCCTGTCCTCCAATGTCGCCGAGCATGTGCCGCAGCCGTGGCGCCTCGGCGCGGAGATGCTGCGGGTGACCCGGCCGGGCGGGCTGGCGATCTTGTCCTACACGGTGTGGCTGGGACCGTTCGGCGGCCACGAGATGGGTTTGACCCACTACCTGGGCGGGGCGCGCGCGGCGGCCCGGTACACCCGCAAGCACGGTCATCCGCCGAAGAACAACTTCGGCTCGTCACTTTTCGCGGTGTCGGCGGCCGACGGTCTGGACTGGGCGCGATCCACCGGAGCGCTGGTCGCGGCGTTCCCGCGCTACCACCCGCGCTGGGCCTGGCCGCTGACCGCGGCGCCCGGGGTGCGAGAGTTCCTGGTGAGCAATCTCGTGCTGGTGCTGTCGCCTTCTACGATGGCAACGCCCCTCCCGGAAGGATCGCAGAAGACGTGA
- a CDS encoding DUF4407 domain-containing protein — MPDHDVSTPEKPPVGRRGVTGRAAILLALGVAAGELAALFLLTGPIDRTLAERAARDVDSAPTVVTASANLDGARANRAQFDEAVESARVRRDEALVTARCEYNPSPECPQTKITGVPGRGPESGTANDLLADAQRELDNALVVRDSAAPALDEAVVVADQALTQARSAAATEVDRSVGARWVAMNSYTAEHPGALLLRLAIVGFFALLSLLPLMLPRWLRDTSHGRNADARAERERAELAADTAIAVKQAQVREAVETMWADQQLANAKMAVAAQTEIDRARHRRRLLEALEQPEAADTLDATEAPAALEAPAAPAQEDDVDRNMYLPIAREAEAASLAAAALPPAGGLSAPVAAPLPARVAESAPAREDRGGLPIPVLPEVTRAAARFIRPLVPPVLAKAIDTTAHPLRTARHAFEEVEEMTFSFRRTRKVTYDTGEAPQAPAQQAVSYAPHPADATGAIPVELQFLRPEPQAAYPTHTHQQPAHQLPPQPAQATPLGAGHAEQTGLGARERDAELTARRQGELPPRTGPRELPPAN, encoded by the coding sequence ATGCCCGACCACGATGTTTCCACCCCGGAGAAGCCCCCGGTGGGACGACGCGGCGTCACCGGCCGCGCCGCGATCCTGCTCGCGCTGGGCGTCGCCGCCGGTGAGCTGGCCGCTCTGTTCCTGCTGACCGGCCCGATTGACCGCACCCTCGCCGAGCGTGCCGCCCGCGACGTCGACTCGGCGCCCACCGTGGTGACGGCGTCGGCGAACCTGGACGGCGCCCGAGCCAACCGCGCCCAGTTCGACGAGGCGGTCGAGTCGGCCCGCGTGCGCCGCGACGAAGCACTGGTCACCGCCCGCTGCGAATACAACCCGTCGCCGGAATGCCCGCAGACCAAGATCACCGGGGTGCCCGGGCGCGGCCCGGAGTCCGGCACCGCCAACGACCTGCTCGCCGACGCCCAGCGCGAACTCGACAACGCGCTGGTTGTGCGTGACAGCGCCGCGCCGGCCCTGGACGAAGCCGTCGTCGTCGCCGATCAGGCGCTGACGCAGGCCCGGTCGGCCGCCGCGACAGAGGTCGACCGCAGCGTCGGCGCCCGCTGGGTGGCCATGAACAGCTACACCGCCGAACATCCCGGCGCGCTGTTGCTGCGGCTGGCCATCGTCGGGTTCTTCGCGCTGCTCAGCCTGCTGCCACTGATGCTGCCGCGCTGGCTGCGCGACACCAGCCACGGCCGAAACGCCGACGCCCGCGCCGAACGGGAACGCGCGGAGCTCGCCGCCGACACCGCCATCGCGGTCAAGCAGGCGCAGGTCCGCGAGGCCGTCGAGACCATGTGGGCCGATCAGCAACTGGCCAACGCCAAGATGGCCGTCGCCGCCCAGACCGAGATCGATCGGGCGCGGCATCGCCGACGGCTGCTGGAAGCGCTCGAGCAGCCCGAGGCAGCCGACACCCTGGACGCCACGGAGGCGCCGGCGGCGCTGGAAGCCCCGGCCGCACCCGCACAGGAGGACGACGTGGACCGCAACATGTATCTGCCCATCGCACGGGAGGCCGAGGCGGCCAGCCTCGCCGCGGCGGCGCTGCCGCCGGCCGGCGGACTCTCGGCGCCCGTCGCGGCGCCGCTGCCCGCCCGGGTCGCCGAGTCCGCCCCGGCCCGCGAGGATCGCGGTGGCCTGCCGATTCCGGTGCTGCCCGAGGTGACCCGCGCCGCGGCCCGGTTCATCCGCCCGCTGGTGCCGCCGGTGCTCGCCAAGGCGATCGACACCACCGCGCACCCGCTGCGCACCGCCCGGCACGCGTTCGAAGAGGTGGAGGAGATGACCTTCTCGTTCCGCCGGACCCGCAAGGTCACCTACGACACCGGTGAGGCTCCGCAGGCGCCGGCCCAGCAGGCTGTTTCGTATGCGCCGCACCCGGCCGACGCGACGGGCGCGATCCCGGTCGAACTGCAGTTCCTGCGGCCCGAGCCCCAGGCTGCGTACCCGACGCACACTCACCAGCAGCCGGCCCACCAGTTGCCGCCGCAGCCCGCGCAGGCCACACCGCTCGGAGCCGGCCACGCAGAGCAGACCGGCTTGGGCGCCCGGGAGCGCGACGCCGAGCTGACCGCGCGACGTCAGGGTGAGTTGCCGCCGCGCACCGGACCGCGGGAACTCCCGCCGGCGAATTAG
- a CDS encoding glycosyltransferase family 4 protein, which yields MSDHPVRSVLLLCWRDTEHPQGGGSEAYLQRIGAQLAASGAAVTLRTARYPGAGRRSVRDGVRISRGGGPYSVYILAGLAMVAARVGLGPLRHVKPDVVIDSQNGLPFLARLAYGRRSVLLVHHCHREQWPVAGRRLARIGWFVESRLSPALHRRNQYVTVSLPSMRELVDLGVDPERIAVVRNGVDEPPAETLTEPRSATPRVVVLSRLVPHKQIEDALDAVAALAPRYPQLRLDVVGGGWWQDRLVAHAAALGISDAVTFHGHVDDVAKHHLVQQAWVQVLPSRKEGWGLAVIEAAQHQVPTIGYRSAGGLCDSIVDGVTGLLVSDRTELVDRLDELLADEVLRAELGHKAAARAAEFSWRQSADAMGTVLAAVSDGRRVGGLIAD from the coding sequence ATGTCAGATCACCCCGTCCGCTCCGTGTTGCTGCTGTGTTGGCGCGACACCGAGCATCCTCAGGGCGGCGGCAGTGAGGCCTACCTACAGCGCATCGGCGCGCAATTGGCGGCCTCCGGCGCCGCCGTCACCCTGCGCACCGCGCGGTACCCGGGCGCCGGGCGCCGCTCGGTGCGCGACGGTGTGCGGATCAGCCGCGGCGGGGGCCCGTACTCGGTGTACATCCTGGCCGGCCTGGCCATGGTGGCGGCCCGGGTCGGGCTCGGCCCGCTGCGGCACGTCAAACCGGACGTGGTGATCGACTCGCAGAACGGGCTGCCGTTCCTGGCGCGGTTGGCCTACGGCCGGCGATCGGTGCTGCTGGTGCACCACTGCCATCGCGAGCAATGGCCCGTCGCGGGCCGCCGGCTGGCCCGGATCGGTTGGTTCGTCGAATCGCGGCTGTCACCGGCGCTGCACCGGCGCAACCAGTACGTCACCGTGTCGCTACCATCCATGCGCGAGCTGGTCGATCTCGGGGTGGACCCGGAGCGCATCGCGGTGGTCCGCAACGGCGTTGACGAGCCTCCCGCCGAAACGTTGACCGAACCGCGCTCCGCCACCCCGCGGGTGGTGGTGCTGTCCCGGCTGGTGCCGCACAAGCAGATCGAAGACGCGCTCGACGCGGTCGCCGCGCTGGCCCCCCGGTATCCGCAGCTGCGGCTCGACGTCGTCGGCGGCGGCTGGTGGCAGGACCGGCTGGTCGCGCACGCCGCGGCCCTCGGCATCTCCGACGCGGTCACCTTCCACGGCCACGTCGATGACGTCGCCAAGCACCACCTGGTCCAGCAGGCCTGGGTTCAGGTGCTGCCGTCGCGCAAGGAGGGCTGGGGCCTGGCGGTGATCGAAGCAGCCCAGCATCAGGTGCCGACCATCGGCTACCGCAGCGCCGGCGGGCTGTGCGACTCCATCGTCGACGGGGTGACCGGGTTGCTGGTCAGCGACCGGACCGAACTGGTCGACCGGCTCGACGAGTTGCTGGCCGACGAGGTGCTGCGCGCCGAGTTGGGACACAAGGCGGCCGCCCGCGCCGCGGAGTTCTCCTGGCGTCAAAGCGCCGACGCGATGGGAACCGTGCTGGCCGCGGTCAGCGACGGCCGTCGAGTCGGCGGACTGATCGCCGACTGA
- a CDS encoding DUF3068 domain-containing protein, whose translation MNRAVLLRIAACGLLGLGSALLMAALLLSTYTSSRITQIPLDLDKTLVSSGTGTALDPDSLLQPHFVINRDVPLVSQQALSVEQPSNAEVVTLQVGTSVRRSDKQQDTGLLLAMVDTVTVDRTTAQAVNSEEYPAGSLQAPRTVEDTKPATSRPLEHQGLTYRFPFDTEKKTYPVFDPIAQQEYDANYVSEEDVNGLTAYRFQQNVGYDSTGKLVEPIPYKSLLDHNEETSVTARAGLWGLEGVDPEELITMERYYAAQRTFWVDPVSGTIVKSEEHANHYYSRDALAPEMALADYKVTSTESTIEQQVASARSERDRIGLWTRVLPITFTAGGLIALVAGALLYSFGMRTDAALIDPGLDTGGLFGRRPADTGPMPAAEAQTEKLPAQRPDLDRGRGPSGDPH comes from the coding sequence GTGAATCGTGCAGTTCTGTTGCGTATCGCGGCATGCGGTTTGCTGGGGCTGGGCTCTGCGCTGTTGATGGCTGCCCTGTTGCTGTCCACGTACACCTCCAGCCGCATCACCCAGATTCCGCTCGACCTGGACAAGACCCTGGTCAGCAGCGGAACGGGCACCGCACTGGACCCGGACTCGCTGCTGCAGCCCCATTTCGTCATCAACCGTGACGTCCCGCTGGTGTCGCAGCAGGCGCTGAGCGTCGAGCAGCCGTCGAACGCCGAAGTGGTGACCCTGCAGGTCGGCACTTCGGTGCGACGCAGCGACAAGCAGCAGGACACCGGTTTGCTGCTGGCCATGGTCGACACCGTCACCGTGGACCGCACCACCGCGCAGGCCGTCAACAGCGAGGAGTACCCGGCGGGGTCGCTGCAGGCGCCGCGCACCGTCGAGGACACCAAGCCCGCGACCAGCCGCCCGCTGGAGCACCAGGGCCTGACCTACCGCTTCCCGTTCGACACCGAGAAGAAGACCTACCCGGTCTTCGACCCGATCGCGCAGCAGGAATACGACGCCAACTACGTCAGCGAAGAGGACGTCAACGGCCTGACCGCCTACCGGTTCCAGCAGAACGTCGGCTACGACTCGACCGGCAAGCTGGTCGAGCCGATCCCGTACAAGTCGCTGCTGGACCACAATGAGGAGACCTCGGTCACCGCCCGCGCCGGGCTGTGGGGCCTGGAGGGCGTCGACCCCGAAGAGCTGATCACCATGGAGCGCTACTACGCCGCTCAGCGGACCTTCTGGGTCGACCCGGTTTCGGGCACCATCGTCAAGAGCGAAGAGCACGCGAACCACTATTACTCGCGCGACGCGCTGGCCCCGGAGATGGCGCTGGCCGACTACAAGGTGACCTCCACCGAGAGCACCATCGAGCAGCAGGTCGCCTCCGCCCGCTCCGAGCGGGACCGGATCGGACTGTGGACCCGGGTGTTGCCGATCACCTTCACCGCCGGTGGGCTGATCGCGCTGGTCGCCGGGGCGCTGCTGTACTCGTTCGGGATGCGCACCGACGCCGCCCTGATCGATCCGGGCCTGGACACCGGCGGCCTGTTCGGCCGTCGCCCGGCCGACACCGGACCGATGCCGGCCGCCGAGGCGCAGACCGAGAAGCTGCCCGCGCAGCGTCCGGACCTCGATCGTGGCCGAGGGCCATCCGGCGATCCCCACTAG
- a CDS encoding alpha/beta hydrolase, with protein MRAPRPPRRTLVRAALELVNAANAVRPLTRNSWGALPAFFAGCPSTELAPWVGTASMVDAARRWRRGDFRGRSGKLALGMTALSWAVLAGVHQRNLRSGPHFEEPLRAELGPHYTDIVRPSRIQLAAGLFRSGGARRRYVKRADVVRYGPYRANRADIWHRQDLRPDAKAPVLINVPGGAWILGLRRPQAYPLMGHLTEEGWICVSIGYRVSPLHTWPDQIIDVKRAIAWVRENIADYGGDPDFIAISGGSAGGHLSSLSALTANDPQWQPGFEESDTSVAAAVPVYGRYDMHSTEGIGRNPFMSVLMRWIIMKTDFTTSEKEYREASSVNHVRPDAPPFFVLHGDADSLIPVEEAREFVQELSEASTSPVVYAEIPGAQHGFDFFGSTHGHYTAVASARFLDWVRGMREEGRAMLGSDDRDRLGVEPAGGR; from the coding sequence GTGAGAGCACCTCGACCCCCGCGGCGCACCCTGGTGCGGGCGGCGCTGGAACTTGTCAACGCCGCCAACGCCGTTCGCCCGCTGACCCGGAACAGCTGGGGCGCGCTGCCGGCGTTCTTCGCCGGCTGCCCGTCCACGGAACTGGCCCCCTGGGTCGGCACCGCGTCGATGGTGGACGCCGCGCGCCGCTGGCGCCGCGGTGACTTCCGCGGCCGTTCGGGGAAGCTGGCGCTGGGGATGACGGCGCTGTCGTGGGCGGTGCTGGCCGGCGTGCATCAGCGAAACCTGCGCTCCGGACCGCATTTCGAGGAGCCGCTGCGCGCCGAGCTCGGGCCCCACTACACCGACATCGTCCGGCCCAGCCGAATTCAGTTGGCGGCCGGGCTGTTTCGGTCCGGCGGCGCACGCCGTCGCTATGTGAAGCGCGCGGACGTGGTGCGCTACGGGCCGTACCGGGCCAACCGGGCCGACATCTGGCACCGCCAGGACCTGAGGCCCGACGCCAAGGCGCCGGTGCTGATCAATGTGCCTGGCGGGGCATGGATTTTGGGGCTGCGCCGGCCGCAGGCCTACCCGCTGATGGGGCATCTCACCGAAGAGGGCTGGATCTGCGTGTCCATCGGCTACCGGGTGTCCCCGCTGCACACCTGGCCCGACCAGATCATCGACGTGAAGCGGGCCATCGCATGGGTGCGGGAGAACATCGCCGACTATGGCGGCGATCCGGATTTCATTGCCATCAGCGGAGGTTCGGCCGGCGGGCACTTGTCCTCACTGTCGGCGCTGACCGCCAACGATCCGCAGTGGCAGCCGGGCTTCGAGGAATCCGACACCTCGGTGGCCGCGGCGGTCCCGGTGTACGGCCGCTACGACATGCACAGCACCGAGGGGATCGGCCGTAATCCCTTTATGAGCGTGCTGATGCGCTGGATCATCATGAAGACCGACTTCACCACCAGCGAGAAGGAATATCGGGAGGCGTCGTCGGTGAACCATGTGCGCCCCGACGCGCCGCCGTTCTTCGTGCTGCACGGTGACGCCGACTCGCTGATCCCGGTGGAGGAAGCGCGGGAGTTCGTGCAGGAGCTCAGCGAAGCTTCGACGTCGCCGGTTGTGTACGCCGAAATCCCCGGCGCGCAACACGGTTTCGACTTCTTCGGCTCAACCCACGGGCACTACACCGCGGTCGCGAGCGCCCGGTTCCTGGACTGGGTGCGCGGGATGCGTGAGGAGGGCCGGGCGATGCTCGGCTCCGACGACCGCGACCGATTGGGTGTGGAACCCGCCGGCGGCCGCTAA
- a CDS encoding acyltransferase family protein → MADRAADGAAPAEVGGTRGFLPAVEGLRACAAMGIVLTHVAFQTAAASGAGARALARFDLAVAVFFTLSGFLLWRGHAAAARGLRQRPPTMHYLRSRIVRIMPGYLVAVVVILSLMPDAAGASLTVWLANLTMTQIYVPLTLTAGLTQMWSLSVEVTFYLALPLLALAARQLPVRARVPAIVIVSLLSLGWGFLPIPHPDGLSPLNWPPAYLSWFGAGMLLAEMTVSRETWMHRLARRRGWMAVIALVTFAVATTPLAGPETMDRMVHHFTAHTAVGAILAWALLAPLVLDRPDTEHRILGSQTMVTLGRWSYGLFVWHLAALAMAFPMLGVFAFSGHFFPVLVLTLVFGFAMAAVSYGLVEQPCRQLLRNWERRRAQVPALDSSVDDTPEPATAH, encoded by the coding sequence GTGGCAGATCGAGCGGCTGACGGCGCCGCGCCCGCCGAGGTGGGTGGGACGCGCGGCTTCCTGCCCGCCGTGGAGGGGCTGCGCGCCTGCGCCGCGATGGGCATCGTCTTGACCCACGTCGCGTTCCAGACGGCCGCGGCCAGCGGCGCCGGGGCGCGGGCGCTGGCCCGGTTCGATTTGGCGGTGGCGGTGTTCTTCACGCTGTCCGGGTTCCTGCTCTGGCGCGGCCACGCCGCCGCCGCCCGCGGCCTGCGGCAACGACCGCCGACCATGCACTACCTGCGGTCCCGGATCGTGCGGATCATGCCCGGCTACCTCGTCGCGGTGGTGGTGATCCTGTCCCTGATGCCCGACGCCGCGGGAGCCAGCCTGACGGTGTGGCTGGCGAACCTGACCATGACCCAGATCTACGTGCCGCTGACGCTGACCGCCGGGCTCACCCAGATGTGGAGCCTGTCGGTTGAGGTCACCTTCTATCTCGCGCTGCCGCTGCTGGCGCTGGCCGCCCGGCAGCTGCCGGTGCGCGCCCGGGTGCCGGCGATCGTCATCGTGTCGCTGCTGAGCCTGGGCTGGGGATTCCTGCCGATCCCGCACCCGGATGGGTTGAGCCCGCTGAACTGGCCGCCGGCCTACCTGAGCTGGTTCGGCGCCGGGATGCTGCTGGCAGAGATGACCGTCAGCCGGGAGACCTGGATGCACCGGCTGGCCCGACGCCGGGGCTGGATGGCGGTGATCGCGCTGGTCACCTTCGCGGTGGCGACCACCCCGCTGGCCGGCCCGGAGACGATGGACCGGATGGTGCACCACTTCACCGCGCACACCGCCGTCGGCGCGATTCTGGCCTGGGCGCTGCTGGCTCCGCTGGTGCTGGACCGCCCGGACACCGAGCACCGCATCCTCGGCAGCCAGACCATGGTGACGCTGGGGCGCTGGTCCTACGGATTGTTCGTCTGGCACCTGGCCGCGTTGGCGATGGCGTTCCCGATGCTCGGGGTGTTCGCCTTCTCCGGGCATTTCTTCCCGGTGTTGGTCCTCACGCTGGTGTTCGGGTTCGCGATGGCGGCGGTCAGCTACGGGCTGGTGGAACAGCCGTGCCGGCAGCTGCTGCGCAACTGGGAGCGCCGTCGCGCGCAGGTCCCGGCGCTGGACAGCTCCGTCGACGACACCCCGGAGCCCGCCACCGCGCACTGA